Proteins from a single region of Macrotis lagotis isolate mMagLag1 chromosome 2, bilby.v1.9.chrom.fasta, whole genome shotgun sequence:
- the LOC141511115 gene encoding fructose-bisphosphate aldolase C-like, protein MPQLYPALTAEQKKELWDIALRIVAPGKGILAADESIGSMAKRLSQIGVENTEENRRQYRQVLFSADGRIKKCIGGVIFFHETLYQKGDDGVPFVHTIQDKGIVVGIKVDKGVVALAGTDGETTTQGLDGLSERCAQYKKDGADFAKWRCVLKISDHTPSPLAIMENANVLACYASICQQNGIVPIVEPEILPDGDHDLKRCQYVTEKVLAAVYKALNDRHMYLEGTLLKPNMVNPGHACPFKYTPEEIAMATVSALRRTVPPAVPGVTFLSGGQSEEEASLNLNAINRCPLPRPWALTFSYGCTLQASALSAWHGLRDNESAATEEFIKRAEVNGLAAQGKYEGGGEDAGAAGQSLYIANHAY, encoded by the coding sequence ATGCCTCAGTTATACCCAGCCCTGACGGCTGAGCAAAAGAAGGAACTGTGGGACATTGCTCTTCGTATTGTGGCTCCAGGCAAGGGCATCTTGGCAGCTGATGAGTCCATAGGTAGCATGGCAAAGCGGCTGAGCCAGATTGGGGTGGAGAATACAGAGGAGAACCGCAGGCAGTATCGTCAGGTTCTGTTCAGCGCTGATGGACGGATCAAGAAATGCATCGGGGGTGTCATCTTCTTCCATGAGACCCTCTACCAGAAGGGCGATGATGGGGTGCCCTTCGTCCACACCATCCAGGACAAGGGCATTGTTGTGGGCATCAAGGTTGATAAAGGTGTGGTGGCTCTGGCTGGAACTGATGGAGAAACCACCACACAAGGGCTGGATGGGCTCTCTGAACGCTGTGCTCAGTACAAGAAGGATGGTGCTGACTTTGCCAAATGGCGCTGTGTGCTGAAGATCAGTGATCATACTCCCTCTCCCCTGGCAATCATGGAGAATGCCAATGTGCTTGCCTGCTATGCCAGCATCTGCCAGCAGAACGGCATTGTGCCTATTGTGGAGCCTGAGATCTTGCCAGATGGAGACCACGATCTCAAACGATGCCAGTATGTCACTGAGAAGGTCCTGGCTGCTGTCTACAAGGCCCTGAATGACCGCCACATGTACCTTGAAGGGACACTGCTCAAGCCCAACATGGTGAACCCTGGTCATGCCTGCCCTTTCAAGTATACCCCTGAGGAGATTGCCATGGCAACTGTCTCTGCCCTACGTCGAACTGTGCCTCCTGCAGTCCCTGGTGTGACATTCCTGTCTGGAGGTCAGAGTGAGGAGGAGGCCTCTCTCAACCTCAATGCCATTAACCGCTGTCCTCTCCCCCGGCCTTGGGCACTGACCTTCTCCTACGGGTGTACCCTCCAAGCTTCTGCTCTCAGCGCCTGGCATGGGCTGAGGGACAATGAGAGTGCTGCCACTGAGGAGTTCATCAAGAGGGCAGAGGTGAATGGTCTTGCTGCCCAGGGCAAGTATGAAGGAGGTGGAGAAGATGCTGGTGCAGCTGGGCAGTCACTCTACATTGCTAATCATGCCTACTAA